In one Oncorhynchus nerka isolate Pitt River linkage group LG7, Oner_Uvic_2.0, whole genome shotgun sequence genomic region, the following are encoded:
- the LOC115132182 gene encoding calcium/calmodulin-dependent protein kinase type 1B-like, with product MPLGKEFRKKAEDITSVYDLREKLGEGSFSEVRVAQHRRTLKLVAVKCIHKRALKGKEAMLENEIAVLRRINHPNIVALEETFETSTKLYLVMTLVTGGELLDRILEKGSYTERDASRVIQQLLEAVQYLHQLGIVHRDLKPENLLYQTPSEDSKIVISDFGLSKMEEQGMLTTACGTPAYVAPELLQQKSYGKEVDLWALGVITYILLCGYPPFYDESESHMYRQIMKAEYEFDSPYWDEVSNSAKDFIPHMLQKEPEERYNCEQALKHLWISGGAALEKNIHGSVSKQIQKNFAKSQWKRAFNATMVVRHLSKKNLVVEEESKDKAETKATL from the exons ATGCCTCTGGGGAAGGAATTCAGGAAGAAAGCAGAGGACATCACATCAGTATATGATCTGAGAGAGAAGCTAGGAGA GGGATCATTCTCTGAGGTGCGTGTGGCTCAGCACCGCCGCACCCTGAAACTTGTAGCAGTCAAGTGTATCCACAAGAGGGCGCTAAAGGGCAAAGAAGCCATGTTGGAGAATGAGATAGCCGTGCTACGCAG AATCAACCATCCCAACATTGTGGCATTGGAGGAGACCTTCGAGACATCTACAAAGCTTTATCTGGTTATGACTCT TGTTACAGGAGGCGAGTTGCTGGACCGTATTCTGGAGAAGGGGAGTTACACTGAGAGGGATGCCAGCCGTGTCATACAACAGCTTCTGGAGGCAGTCCAATACCTCCACCAGCTGGGCATCGTGCACAGGGACCTGAAG CCTGAGAACCTACTGTATCAGACTCCGTCGGAAGATTCCAAGATTGTCATCAGTGACTTTGGCCTGTCCAAGATGGAGGAGCAGGGGATGCTCACCACAGCATGTGGAACCCCTGCGTACGTGG CACCAGAGCTTCTGCAGCAGAAATCATATGGCAAAGAAGTGGACCTATGGGCTCTGGGGGTGATCACCTATATACT ACTCTGTGGCTACCCTCCGTTTTATGACGAGAGTGAGTCACATATGTACAGGCAGATCATGAAGGCTGAATATGAGTTTGACTCCCCGTATTGGGATGAAGTCTCTAATTCAG CAAAAGATTTCATTCCGCACATGTTGCAGAAAGAACCAGAGGAGAGGTACAATTGTGAGCAGGCCTTGAAGCATCTTTG GATATCAGGAGGAGCCGCTCTGGAGAAGAACATTCATGGATCAGTCAGTAAGCAGATCCAGAAGAACTTTGCTAAGAGCCAGTGGAAG AGGGCGTTCAATGCCACAATGGTGGTGCGGCACCTCAGTAAGAAGAAtctagtagtagaggaggagtCTAAGGATAAGGCAGAGACCAAGGCTACACTGTAA
- the ppp1r3da gene encoding protein phosphatase 1, regulatory subunit 3Da, whose product MDWTIGKERIPSSNSELPKASKNASGTNLTINLNEMLRSNAAVERKRVPIRPPNPRAPAPWELEFSRGLSCEPMPKPIIRRRARSLSSSTEWKRHTRNVGVRFVDCLGLDLEDVKVFKTGEDPFVPQHVSFRLLMGAELAGGKNLEISLPYLKPVFPQQPGDRPEFFSRLRQQRVCLERVLCFDLGIIGITQVLNLHFEKEVSVRYSFTGWRCSSETKASWVSTTCKSWDGTQEQLNCDTFRFHLPVPPFLLPGAALEFAVRYKVSGKEHWDNNEGQNYKLVCHSYKLTVPKECEHSMVHFI is encoded by the coding sequence ATGGATTGGACTATTGGGAAGGAGAGAATTCCCTCAAGTAATAGTGAACTGCCTAAGGCCTCAAAGAATGCCTCCGGAACCAACCTCACTATCAATCTGAATGAAATGCTCAGATCAAATGCTGCCGTGGAAAGGAAGCGTGTTCCAATCCGCCCACCCAACCCAAGAGCCCCTGCACCCTGGGAACTGGAGTTTAGTCGAGGCCTTTCGTGTGAGCCCATGCCCAAACCCATTATCCGAAGACGTGCACGatctctgtcctcctccacaGAGTGGAAGAGGCACACTCGTAATGTTGGGGTGCGTTTTGTAGACTGTCTGGGCCTGGACCTAGAGGATGTTAAGGTTTTCAAAACCGGAGAGGATCCCTTTGTGCCACAACATGTCTCCTTCAGGCTTTTGATGGGTGCAGAGCTGGCTGGGGGGAAGAACTTGGAAATCTCGCTGCCGTATCTGAAGCCGGTGTTCCCTCAGCAACCCGGTGATCGACCTGAATTCTTCAGCCGCCTGCGCCAGCAGAGGGTCTGTCTGGAGAGGGTTTTGTGCTTTGACCTGGGCATCATCGGGATCACTCAGGTCCTCAACCTCCATTTTGAGAAAGAGGTGAGCGTGCGCTATTCTTTCACAGGATGGAGGTGCAGCTCAGAAACCAAGGCCTCCTGGGTATCCACCACCTGCAAGTCCTGGGATGGAACGCAGGAGCAGCTCAATTGTGACACCTTTCGTTTCCACCtgcctgttcctcccttcctgcTACCTGGAGCTGCTTTGGAATTTGCTGTCCGATACAAAGTGTCCGGGAAAGAGCACTGGGACAACAACGAGGGGCAAAACTATAAGTTGGTCTGCCATAGCTACAAGCTGACTGTGCCCAAGGAGTGTGAGCATAGCATGGTGCACTTTATTTGA